A single Dunckerocampus dactyliophorus isolate RoL2022-P2 chromosome 2, RoL_Ddac_1.1, whole genome shotgun sequence DNA region contains:
- the LOC129177801 gene encoding uncharacterized protein LOC129177801 isoform X2 encodes MQSCALMNGPSWQASSNRMRNMSTNNPWQYAAHSNWPSSLPGQDGRGYHGVSHDSQSGSHGHHGEFHHNAGQNLSKWNRSIISQSDAAAHWKQTLPSWGQPAGVHSHDVVTDALQHRTSFYQNMTQPPPYPKNNMATTSISCGRSLLSTNAYQRPQQHSPLTPVVSNKMMYSPATCPSSISITDGRTQPAVPSLRRNMMDLDISQPSTPQPHRPLQNNIPEIVHSQQSELDFSKTRRHLQCQIAHRPQAVEPLSPLTNNGHTSLVLQLPSQKHLEVTKHQDRSSSEVYLRATKGCTGSSQGSAGSSSEVTLQPKGLCSGDTLGQTDRKIPETWQEDTKQSERTVQCLPSKAWTITDLKALVEKTQQAQTKSPATFDIDILISLFWKNDIQMLESQHKTPWYQNLIREISSFCFRHWTTDSVVLTQSQSNLNLRGFHVLQDGEKYLEPRYTSSWRNVNEKLDDIDKEFGFAVSSDDYFLDPRSGISAPPNVDKAVKEEREQGEQEEEQEVEQEEDEEERTLPVAVAHGGKDDSYSFIIQVLPQEEAKAIYESFQPTGDHPAKEHLEGAEMDQGDSSGDKDLLAESEVEMFFAQWKEVVLGCSPAMKGQDDVSHTILEDEEVELDGTSSTDEGTPSVNPNQSKDATPFQQDDQETRNVPQQRADVTSKASHPKEMPTFQQRHCRKEQRSNKSKMFCVGAKRLAAAREWKRARHSAINVPLQKKLKTRKRRCDLGSTRRKDSAKNAQSVELVLFGSARRRQYWTLPMPAPEVLSVSQRGMSAVKQRIYQEWSLPPTRIEGRRSQKRTFTDRQNSDDRRDEQKLLLETKFRKDNNKVSLKKWRLSPRRHQREGLVAKVQRRRRQEDC; translated from the coding sequence ATGCAGTCATGCGCCCTGATGAATGGACCATCGTGGCAGGCATCGTCCAACAGAATGAGGAACATGAGCACAAACAACCCCTGGCAGTACGCCGCTCACTCTAATTGGCCATCGTCGCTTCCTGGTCAGGACGGTAGAGGCTACCATGGTGTGTCACATGATTCCCAGTCTGGAAGCCATGGACATCACGGAGAGTTTCATCACAACGCGGGTCAGAACTTGTCAAAGTGGAACAGAAGCATCATTTCCCAGAGTGACGCTGCGGCTCACTGGAAGCAGACGCTGCCCTCGTGGGGGCAGCCAGCAGGCGTCCACAGTCACGATGTTGTCACTGATGCCTTACAGCACAGGACTTCTTTCTACCAAAACATGACCCAACCCCCACCATACCCTAAGAACAACATGGCAACAACCTCGATTTCATGTGGGCGGAGCTTGTTGAGCACCAACGCCTATCAGAGACCTCAACAACACTCACCTTTGACCCCTGTGGTATCTAACAAGATGATGTATTCCCCAGCCACATGTCCCAGTTCTATTTCCATCACTGATGGCAGGACGCAACCAGCGGTTCCCAGTTTGAGAAGAAATATGATGGATTTGGACATCTCTCAGCCATCAACACCTCAACCCCACCGACCACTCCAGAACAACATTCCAGAAATAGTACATTCACAGCAAAGCGAATTGGACTTTTCCAAGACCAGAAGACATCTCCAGTGTCAAATAGCCCACAGGCCTCAAGCAGTTGAACCCCTTTCACCTCTTACTAATAATGGCCACACTTCCTTGGTCTTGCAGCTGCCGTCTCAGAAACACCTGGAGGTCACAAAGCACCAAGACAGAAGTTCCTCGGAAGTGTATCTTCGGGCCACTAAAGGATGTACAGGTTCTAGTCAGGGTTCTGCTGGGTCGTCCTCAGAGGTGACCTTGCAACCAAAGGGCTTGTGTTCGGGTGATACTTTGGGTCAGACAGACAGGAAGATTCCAGAGACCTGGCAAGAGGACACGAAGCAAAGTGAGAGGACAGTACAGTGTCTCCCATCAAAGGCATGGACTATAACAGATTTAAAGGCGCTGGTCGAGAAAACCCAACAAGCTCAGACAAAGTCTCCTGCCAcatttgatattgatattttaatctCCTTGTTCTGGAAAAATGACATACAGATGCTGGAAAGCCAGCACAAGACACCCTGGTACCAGAATCTCATAAGAGAGATTTCATCCTTCTGCTTCCGGCACTGGACCACGGACTCAGTGGTTCTGACGCAATCACAAAGCAACTTGAATCTCAGAGGTTTTCATGTGCTGCAAGACGGCGAAAAGTACTTGGAGCCGCGCTACACCTCCTCGTGGAGGAACGTCAACGAGAAACTTGACGACATTGATAAAGaatttggctttgctgtgagctCTGATGATTATTTTCTTGACCCACGCAGCGGCatctcagcacctccaaatgttGACAAAGCTGTGAAAGAAGAACGGGAACAAGGAGAACAAGAAGAGGAGCAGGAAGTGGaacaggaggaagatgaagaagagaGGACCTTGCCTGTAGCAGTTGCACATGGCGGTAAAGATGACAGCTACTCCTTCATCATTCAGGTTCTTCCCCAAGAGGAGGCCAAGGCCATCTACGAGAGCTTTCAGCCTACAGGAGACCATCCTGCAAAGGAGCACCTGGAAGGTGCAGAAATGGACCAAGGTGATTCCAGCGGAGATAAGGATCTTTTGGCTGAATCTGAGGTGGAGATGTTCTTTGCTCAGTGGAAAGAAGTAGTTTTGGGCTGCAGTCCAGCCATGAAGGGTCAGGATGATGTGAGCCACACGATCCTGGAAGATGAGGAGGTGGAGCTTGATGGCACCTCCAGCACAGATGAAGGGACTCCATCAGTCAATCCGAATCAGTCTAAGGACGCAACTCCATTCCAACAGGATGATCAAGAGACGAGAAATGTCCCCCAGCAAAGGGCAGACGTCACGTCCAAAGCTTCTCATCCGAAAGAAATGCCAACATTCCAGCAGCGTCATTGCCGCAAGGAGCAGAGGTCCAACAAAAGCAAGATGTTCTGCGTTGGTGCCAAACGTTTAGCTGCTGCCAGAGAGTGGAAGAGAGCGAGACACTCTGCCATCAACGTTCCCCTCCAGAAGAAGCTGAAAACACGAAAGCGTCGTTGTGATCTGGGTTCAACACGCAGGAAAGATTCAGCCAAAAACGCCCAATCTGTTGAGCTGGTTCTCTTTGGCTCTGCCAGACGCAGGCAATACTGGACTTTGCCTATGCCGGCACCTGAGGTGCTCAGTGTAAGTCAAAGGGGGATGAGTGCGGTCAAACAGCGCATTTACCAAGAGTGGAGTTTACCACCAACCAGAATTGAGGGCAGAAGAAGTCAGAAGAGAACTTTCACAGACAGACAGAACAGCGACGACAGGCGGGACGAGCAGAAGCTTTTGCTGGAAACAAAGTTCAggaaagacaacaacaaagtgAGCCTGAAGAAGTGGAGGCTCAGCCCACGACGGCATCAGAGAGAAGGCCTGGTGGCCAAGGTCCAAAGACGGAGACGTCAGGAAGACTGCTGA
- the LOC129177801 gene encoding uncharacterized protein LOC129177801 isoform X1, whose translation MDIPRWEDAMQSCALMNGPSWQASSNRMRNMSTNNPWQYAAHSNWPSSLPGQDGRGYHGVSHDSQSGSHGHHGEFHHNAGQNLSKWNRSIISQSDAAAHWKQTLPSWGQPAGVHSHDVVTDALQHRTSFYQNMTQPPPYPKNNMATTSISCGRSLLSTNAYQRPQQHSPLTPVVSNKMMYSPATCPSSISITDGRTQPAVPSLRRNMMDLDISQPSTPQPHRPLQNNIPEIVHSQQSELDFSKTRRHLQCQIAHRPQAVEPLSPLTNNGHTSLVLQLPSQKHLEVTKHQDRSSSEVYLRATKGCTGSSQGSAGSSSEVTLQPKGLCSGDTLGQTDRKIPETWQEDTKQSERTVQCLPSKAWTITDLKALVEKTQQAQTKSPATFDIDILISLFWKNDIQMLESQHKTPWYQNLIREISSFCFRHWTTDSVVLTQSQSNLNLRGFHVLQDGEKYLEPRYTSSWRNVNEKLDDIDKEFGFAVSSDDYFLDPRSGISAPPNVDKAVKEEREQGEQEEEQEVEQEEDEEERTLPVAVAHGGKDDSYSFIIQVLPQEEAKAIYESFQPTGDHPAKEHLEGAEMDQGDSSGDKDLLAESEVEMFFAQWKEVVLGCSPAMKGQDDVSHTILEDEEVELDGTSSTDEGTPSVNPNQSKDATPFQQDDQETRNVPQQRADVTSKASHPKEMPTFQQRHCRKEQRSNKSKMFCVGAKRLAAAREWKRARHSAINVPLQKKLKTRKRRCDLGSTRRKDSAKNAQSVELVLFGSARRRQYWTLPMPAPEVLSVSQRGMSAVKQRIYQEWSLPPTRIEGRRSQKRTFTDRQNSDDRRDEQKLLLETKFRKDNNKVSLKKWRLSPRRHQREGLVAKVQRRRRQEDC comes from the exons at GGACATTCCCAGGTGGGAGGACGCTATGCAGTCATGCGCCCTGATGAATGGACCATCGTGGCAGGCATCGTCCAACAGAATGAGGAACATGAGCACAAACAACCCCTGGCAGTACGCCGCTCACTCTAATTGGCCATCGTCGCTTCCTGGTCAGGACGGTAGAGGCTACCATGGTGTGTCACATGATTCCCAGTCTGGAAGCCATGGACATCACGGAGAGTTTCATCACAACGCGGGTCAGAACTTGTCAAAGTGGAACAGAAGCATCATTTCCCAGAGTGACGCTGCGGCTCACTGGAAGCAGACGCTGCCCTCGTGGGGGCAGCCAGCAGGCGTCCACAGTCACGATGTTGTCACTGATGCCTTACAGCACAGGACTTCTTTCTACCAAAACATGACCCAACCCCCACCATACCCTAAGAACAACATGGCAACAACCTCGATTTCATGTGGGCGGAGCTTGTTGAGCACCAACGCCTATCAGAGACCTCAACAACACTCACCTTTGACCCCTGTGGTATCTAACAAGATGATGTATTCCCCAGCCACATGTCCCAGTTCTATTTCCATCACTGATGGCAGGACGCAACCAGCGGTTCCCAGTTTGAGAAGAAATATGATGGATTTGGACATCTCTCAGCCATCAACACCTCAACCCCACCGACCACTCCAGAACAACATTCCAGAAATAGTACATTCACAGCAAAGCGAATTGGACTTTTCCAAGACCAGAAGACATCTCCAGTGTCAAATAGCCCACAGGCCTCAAGCAGTTGAACCCCTTTCACCTCTTACTAATAATGGCCACACTTCCTTGGTCTTGCAGCTGCCGTCTCAGAAACACCTGGAGGTCACAAAGCACCAAGACAGAAGTTCCTCGGAAGTGTATCTTCGGGCCACTAAAGGATGTACAGGTTCTAGTCAGGGTTCTGCTGGGTCGTCCTCAGAGGTGACCTTGCAACCAAAGGGCTTGTGTTCGGGTGATACTTTGGGTCAGACAGACAGGAAGATTCCAGAGACCTGGCAAGAGGACACGAAGCAAAGTGAGAGGACAGTACAGTGTCTCCCATCAAAGGCATGGACTATAACAGATTTAAAGGCGCTGGTCGAGAAAACCCAACAAGCTCAGACAAAGTCTCCTGCCAcatttgatattgatattttaatctCCTTGTTCTGGAAAAATGACATACAGATGCTGGAAAGCCAGCACAAGACACCCTGGTACCAGAATCTCATAAGAGAGATTTCATCCTTCTGCTTCCGGCACTGGACCACGGACTCAGTGGTTCTGACGCAATCACAAAGCAACTTGAATCTCAGAGGTTTTCATGTGCTGCAAGACGGCGAAAAGTACTTGGAGCCGCGCTACACCTCCTCGTGGAGGAACGTCAACGAGAAACTTGACGACATTGATAAAGaatttggctttgctgtgagctCTGATGATTATTTTCTTGACCCACGCAGCGGCatctcagcacctccaaatgttGACAAAGCTGTGAAAGAAGAACGGGAACAAGGAGAACAAGAAGAGGAGCAGGAAGTGGaacaggaggaagatgaagaagagaGGACCTTGCCTGTAGCAGTTGCACATGGCGGTAAAGATGACAGCTACTCCTTCATCATTCAGGTTCTTCCCCAAGAGGAGGCCAAGGCCATCTACGAGAGCTTTCAGCCTACAGGAGACCATCCTGCAAAGGAGCACCTGGAAGGTGCAGAAATGGACCAAGGTGATTCCAGCGGAGATAAGGATCTTTTGGCTGAATCTGAGGTGGAGATGTTCTTTGCTCAGTGGAAAGAAGTAGTTTTGGGCTGCAGTCCAGCCATGAAGGGTCAGGATGATGTGAGCCACACGATCCTGGAAGATGAGGAGGTGGAGCTTGATGGCACCTCCAGCACAGATGAAGGGACTCCATCAGTCAATCCGAATCAGTCTAAGGACGCAACTCCATTCCAACAGGATGATCAAGAGACGAGAAATGTCCCCCAGCAAAGGGCAGACGTCACGTCCAAAGCTTCTCATCCGAAAGAAATGCCAACATTCCAGCAGCGTCATTGCCGCAAGGAGCAGAGGTCCAACAAAAGCAAGATGTTCTGCGTTGGTGCCAAACGTTTAGCTGCTGCCAGAGAGTGGAAGAGAGCGAGACACTCTGCCATCAACGTTCCCCTCCAGAAGAAGCTGAAAACACGAAAGCGTCGTTGTGATCTGGGTTCAACACGCAGGAAAGATTCAGCCAAAAACGCCCAATCTGTTGAGCTGGTTCTCTTTGGCTCTGCCAGACGCAGGCAATACTGGACTTTGCCTATGCCGGCACCTGAGGTGCTCAGTGTAAGTCAAAGGGGGATGAGTGCGGTCAAACAGCGCATTTACCAAGAGTGGAGTTTACCACCAACCAGAATTGAGGGCAGAAGAAGTCAGAAGAGAACTTTCACAGACAGACAGAACAGCGACGACAGGCGGGACGAGCAGAAGCTTTTGCTGGAAACAAAGTTCAggaaagacaacaacaaagtgAGCCTGAAGAAGTGGAGGCTCAGCCCACGACGGCATCAGAGAGAAGGCCTGGTGGCCAAGGTCCAAAGACGGAGACGTCAGGAAGACTGCTGA